A genomic region of Actinomycetota bacterium contains the following coding sequences:
- the rpoZ gene encoding DNA-directed RNA polymerase subunit omega, whose product MVIEPEYDDLLAKVDTKYTLCIVSARRARQINDMINGVRDRAILSMSPTQIAALTSTKPLSSAMSEIASGDISYERVAESYK is encoded by the coding sequence ATGGTAATCGAGCCCGAATACGACGACCTGCTTGCAAAGGTCGATACGAAATACACACTATGCATCGTCTCTGCCCGCAGGGCACGTCAAATCAACGACATGATCAACGGTGTCCGTGATCGCGCCATCCTCTCGATGTCGCCGACGCAAATCGCAGCTCTTACAAGCACGAAGCCTCTTTCCTCGGCTATGTCTGAGATCGCATCAGGCGACATTTCCTACGAGAGAGTGGCTGAGAGCTACAAGTAG
- the gmk gene encoding guanylate kinase yields MQASIDPKGNLFIVSGPSGAGKGTLVRALMARMPELWLSVSATTRKPRPGEIEGTHYFFLDEQSFEDKIAQDGFLEWAEVHGNRYGTLRSVVEEKIDQNVQVILEIDPQGAQQVKRVRPDSILIFVKAPSMDELKNRLLARGSETPEEVDVRMATAIREMELAGTYDHEVMNDDLDSATDRLACIIMAEAKNA; encoded by the coding sequence ATGCAGGCTTCTATTGACCCCAAAGGAAACCTGTTCATCGTCTCGGGTCCATCGGGTGCTGGCAAGGGAACACTCGTGCGCGCCTTGATGGCCAGAATGCCAGAGCTGTGGCTTTCAGTGTCGGCAACGACCCGGAAGCCCCGGCCAGGGGAGATCGAGGGAACCCACTACTTCTTCCTCGATGAGCAGTCCTTTGAAGACAAGATCGCCCAAGATGGATTCTTGGAGTGGGCAGAGGTTCACGGAAACCGATACGGCACCCTGAGGTCGGTCGTCGAAGAGAAGATCGATCAGAACGTTCAGGTGATTCTCGAGATTGACCCGCAAGGCGCCCAACAGGTCAAACGAGTCAGGCCGGATTCGATCTTGATTTTCGTCAAAGCCCCCTCCATGGACGAGCTAAAGAATCGGCTATTGGCCAGGGGTAGCGAGACTCCGGAGGAGGTAGATGTCCGCATGGCCACGGCAATCCGCGAGATGGAACTTGCTGGCACGTATGATCATGAGGTAATGAACGACGATCTCGATAGTGCGACCGACCGTTTGGCATGTATAATCATGGCTGAGGCGAAGAACGCCTGA
- a CDS encoding integration host factor, with the protein MALPNLSDADRKAALVKAAEARQKRAELRTKIKSGELSFAKVMADADNPIVARMKVSALLESLPGFGKAKATKLMEELDISANRRVQGLGTRQREQLMNHFAK; encoded by the coding sequence ATGGCACTTCCAAATCTTTCGGACGCGGACCGCAAGGCCGCACTGGTGAAGGCCGCTGAGGCCCGCCAGAAGCGTGCAGAGCTCCGCACGAAGATCAAGAGCGGCGAGCTATCGTTCGCGAAGGTCATGGCGGACGCAGACAACCCCATCGTTGCGCGGATGAAGGTCTCGGCACTTCTTGAGAGCCTACCAGGGTTCGGCAAGGCCAAGGCCACTAAGCTCATGGAAGAGCTAGACATCTCAGCGAATCGTCGTGTTCAGGGGCTAGGCACGCGTCAGCGTGAGCAACTCATGAATCACTTCGCCAAATAA
- the pyrE gene encoding orotate phosphoribosyltransferase, which produces MSDSDVLHTLKELGAIHNGHFVLTSGRHSDTYVQCARILENPEVTTRLAKVAAARLSGLEVDLVASPAVGGIIFGFAVAQTLGVDFIFSEREAGKMTFRRGFSVPEGSRVLIVEDVITTGGSVKEVSDLVREANGVPVGVVSLIDRGGEKLFGEPSYPILQLDIDSWEPDSCVLCAKGEPVVSPGSRRISSK; this is translated from the coding sequence ATGAGTGACTCGGATGTCTTGCACACGCTCAAGGAGTTGGGTGCGATCCACAACGGACATTTCGTGTTGACTAGTGGTCGGCACTCGGACACTTACGTCCAGTGCGCCCGAATATTGGAAAATCCTGAAGTCACAACACGTTTAGCCAAGGTGGCTGCGGCGCGTCTTTCCGGCCTCGAGGTCGACCTTGTGGCTTCACCTGCCGTTGGAGGTATCATCTTCGGTTTCGCTGTGGCGCAAACCCTAGGCGTCGACTTCATATTCAGTGAACGCGAGGCTGGCAAGATGACGTTCCGGCGTGGCTTCTCGGTCCCGGAAGGGTCTAGGGTGCTTATCGTGGAGGACGTCATCACTACAGGTGGAAGCGTCAAAGAGGTATCCGATCTGGTTCGCGAGGCCAACGGCGTGCCAGTAGGCGTGGTTTCACTGATCGACCGTGGCGGGGAGAAGCTGTTCGGGGAACCCTCGTACCCTATACTTCAACTTGACATCGACTCTTGGGAGCCGGATTCGTGCGTCTTGTGTGCCAAGGGAGAGCCCGTTGTCTCGCCAGGAAGCCGTAGGATTTCTTCTAAGTAG
- the pyrF gene encoding orotidine-5'-phosphate decarboxylase, with the protein MRSTQDSLIVALDTDAMEALRLAEAIRPKARWVKVGMTLYYAEGPAIVDALHALGYEVFLDLKLYDIPHQVEGAAYQIARTGVRMFTVHASGGAEMMRAAVRGAAKGAAEAGHSPPDVLAVSVLTSFSEEALAQTGITRGSGQQVELLVELAKSAGVQGIVCSPLEAAQARAILGPEALVVTPGVRPSGGSESDDQVRVATPSRALESGASHVVVGRPITMAEDPLAAIDGLFTD; encoded by the coding sequence ATGAGATCCACACAGGACTCGCTGATCGTCGCCCTGGACACCGACGCCATGGAGGCACTGAGACTCGCCGAGGCGATCCGCCCCAAGGCGCGCTGGGTGAAGGTCGGGATGACGCTGTACTACGCCGAAGGACCCGCTATCGTCGACGCTCTTCATGCTTTGGGATACGAGGTGTTTCTCGACCTCAAGCTTTACGACATTCCCCATCAGGTCGAAGGCGCTGCCTACCAGATCGCTAGAACCGGAGTCAGGATGTTCACGGTTCATGCCTCTGGTGGTGCCGAGATGATGCGGGCTGCTGTGCGCGGAGCTGCGAAAGGAGCAGCAGAGGCTGGTCACAGCCCTCCAGATGTTCTGGCGGTGTCAGTCCTCACGAGTTTCTCGGAAGAAGCCTTGGCCCAGACCGGGATCACCAGAGGCTCTGGGCAGCAGGTGGAACTCCTGGTCGAGCTCGCCAAGAGCGCCGGCGTGCAGGGCATCGTGTGCTCCCCGCTGGAGGCCGCGCAAGCAAGAGCCATACTCGGGCCCGAGGCGCTCGTGGTCACCCCAGGGGTCCGGCCATCGGGCGGAAGCGAATCGGACGACCAGGTTCGGGTGGCGACTCCCAGTCGAGCTTTGGAGAGCGGAGCGTCGCATGTCGTGGTCGGTAGGCCGATCACGATGGCCGAGGACCCACTTGCAGCAATCGATGGATTGTTCACAGATTAG
- a CDS encoding dihydroorotate dehydrogenase codes for MDRVDMSVAIGDLVLANPVMTASGTFGSGKEYADLIDLTRLGAIVTKGVSTSPWSGNPSPRMAETASGMLNSIGLQNPGAERFIADDLAWHRRSFPQVPLVVNVNGHTIDEYVSVVRRLDEEEGISAYEVNISCPNVDAGGMAFGTTCEAAAEVTRAVRAATSRTLIVKLSPNVTDVAAIARSVEAEGADAVSLINTLLGMAIDTRTFKPKLARVVGGLSGPAIKPIALRMVWQVSSAVGIPVIGMGGIASATDAVEFMLAGATAVAIGTSNFVDPETAVHIVDGLEDFCASRGIGRVSDLTGGLLMPGTPDTAARRDEGEGSR; via the coding sequence ATGGATCGAGTCGACATGTCCGTGGCGATTGGCGACCTGGTGCTGGCCAACCCAGTAATGACGGCGAGCGGGACCTTCGGAAGCGGCAAAGAGTACGCCGACCTCATCGATTTGACGCGTCTCGGCGCCATAGTCACCAAGGGAGTCTCGACATCCCCGTGGTCGGGCAATCCCTCGCCGAGGATGGCCGAGACAGCCAGCGGGATGCTCAACTCCATCGGGTTGCAAAACCCCGGAGCGGAGCGCTTCATCGCCGACGATCTCGCATGGCACAGGCGCAGCTTCCCGCAGGTGCCGCTTGTGGTAAACGTCAACGGCCACACCATCGACGAGTACGTCAGCGTGGTACGTCGCCTTGACGAGGAAGAGGGCATCTCGGCGTACGAGGTCAACATCTCATGCCCGAACGTTGATGCGGGAGGCATGGCTTTTGGGACCACGTGTGAAGCCGCTGCCGAGGTGACCCGCGCCGTGCGTGCGGCGACCTCGCGGACGCTTATCGTGAAGCTCTCGCCCAACGTAACCGACGTCGCTGCCATCGCGCGCTCGGTCGAGGCCGAGGGTGCGGATGCGGTCTCACTGATCAACACCTTGCTTGGCATGGCCATCGATACGCGTACCTTCAAACCCAAGCTCGCGCGCGTGGTCGGCGGACTTTCCGGTCCCGCCATCAAGCCGATTGCGCTTAGGATGGTGTGGCAGGTTTCCTCGGCAGTTGGGATACCGGTCATCGGGATGGGCGGCATCGCCTCGGCAACGGATGCCGTCGAGTTCATGCTGGCGGGTGCGACCGCCGTCGCGATAGGGACCTCGAACTTCGTCGATCCGGAAACGGCTGTCCACATCGTCGACGGACTCGAAGACTTCTGCGCTTCCCGGGGCATCGGGCGCGTGTCTGATCTGACGGGCGGCCTGCTCATGCCGGGGACGCCTGACACCGCCGCAAGGCGTGATGAAGGAGAGGGGAGCAGATGA
- a CDS encoding dihydroorotate dehydrogenase electron transfer subunit: MMCEQHRLDGRARPMLREAVVTSNEAVSADVWLATFESPEVASAIAPGQFVHLKIATGRDFILRRPLSVYSADEERIEIIYQLVGRGTRELSLAEPGDRMDIIGPLGTGWEIPEAPVRALLVAGGLGVAPLRMLAEALTRAGSTVALAYGAPTAERLTGVEFFSEVGCQVMSCTDDGSAGTQGLVTLASGDLLGEGEVDIVYTCGPEVMQRAVAAQARDAGVRCQVSLERLMACGIGACLSCVVPTTAGQRRACVDGPVFNAEDVIWGES, translated from the coding sequence ATGATGTGTGAGCAGCATCGACTCGACGGGCGGGCCCGGCCCATGCTGCGCGAGGCTGTCGTCACGAGCAACGAAGCCGTCTCTGCCGATGTGTGGCTTGCGACCTTCGAATCGCCCGAGGTGGCTTCGGCGATAGCACCGGGGCAGTTCGTCCACCTCAAGATCGCCACAGGTCGTGACTTCATACTCAGGCGCCCGCTCTCGGTCTACTCCGCCGACGAGGAGCGCATCGAGATCATCTATCAACTTGTCGGCCGAGGTACGCGCGAGCTTTCGCTGGCCGAGCCTGGCGACCGGATGGATATCATCGGGCCGCTCGGCACAGGGTGGGAGATCCCTGAGGCTCCAGTGCGCGCACTGCTTGTCGCTGGCGGGCTCGGCGTCGCACCTTTGCGCATGCTTGCCGAAGCGCTGACTCGCGCGGGGTCGACCGTAGCCCTCGCTTACGGTGCGCCCACCGCCGAGCGCCTGACCGGCGTCGAGTTCTTCAGCGAGGTCGGTTGCCAGGTGATGTCGTGCACCGATGACGGTTCTGCAGGTACTCAAGGGCTCGTGACGCTGGCTTCGGGCGATCTTCTCGGCGAAGGCGAAGTCGACATCGTGTACACGTGCGGCCCCGAGGTCATGCAGCGCGCAGTAGCGGCCCAGGCTCGCGATGCGGGCGTGCGGTGCCAGGTGTCACTGGAGCGTCTGATGGCTTGCGGGATCGGCGCGTGCCTCTCGTGCGTCGTGCCGACGACCGCAGGTCAGCGCCGCGCGTGCGTGGATGGCCCGGTCTTCAACGCCGAAGATGTGATCTGGGGTGAGAGCTGA
- the carB gene encoding carbamoyl-phosphate synthase large subunit, giving the protein MPRRTDINKILVIGAGPIVIGQACEFDYSGSQACKVLKEEGFEVVLVNSNPATIMTDPGLADRTYVEPVTPEFVEKVIARERPDALLPTLGGQTGLNCAVALAESGVLEKYGVELIGAKLDAIKKGEDRKLFAEAMRRIGLKVPRSGYAYSIADAERIVTDIGLPVVIRPSFTMGGAGGGIAYNIDELREIVAGGVALSPASEVLVEESVLGWKEFEMEVMRDRNDNVVIVCCIENFDAMGVHTGDSITVAPAQTLTDREYQTMRDASIAIMREIGVETGGSNVQFAVNPADGELVVIEMNPRVSRSSALASKATGFPIAKFAAKLAVGYSLDEISNDITKETPASFEPSIDYTVVKVPRWAFEKFEGSDVRLTSKMKSVGEAMAIGRTFEEALGKAMRSLENGRYGMGADGKDSFDEHKFDYMLATPTEDRIYYVAEALRRGRTIEDVHHLTKIDPWFLRRIEAMVEVEREVASAGGVSVIDEPLMRNCIENFDAMGVHTGDSITVAPAQTLTDREYQTMRDASIAIMREIGVETGGSNVQFAVNPADGELVVIEMNPRVSRSSALASKATGFPIAKFAAKLAVGYSLDEISNDITKETPASFEPSIDYTVVKVPRWAFEKFEGSDVRLTSKMKSVGEAMAIGRTFEEALGKAMRSLENGRYGMGADGKDSFDEHKFDYMLATPTEDRIYYVAEALRRGRTIEDVHHLTKIDPWFLRRIEAMVEVEREVASAGGVSVIDEPLMRKAKQHGLGDAQIGWLTGQPEAEVRTRRLDLGVKATFKAVDTCAAEFAAYTPYFYKTYESEDETPKTSDRPKIMILGAGPNRIGQGIEFDYCCVHAAYAFSAEGYETIMVNCNPETVSTDYDTSDRLYFEPLTFEDVMDIVEVERPAGVLVTFGGQTPLKLAGALAEAGVPMIGTGPEAIDLAEDRKRFQQLLDELGIPYPAAGTARTHEEALEVARTIGFPLLVRPSYVLGGRGMVIAYSEAYMERYMHEATSISPNHPVLLDKFLEGAIEVDVDAVCDGEDVFIGGVMEHIEEAGIHSGDSACCIPPFSLSEEIVSLVRVHTKTLALALGVKGLINIQFAVKDSAVFVLEVNPRASRTVPFVSKATCVPLAKIAVQVMAGRKLSELDLPADANDLDRYCVKEAVMPFGRFPGSDSVLGPEMKSTGEVMGIAEDFPSAYAKSQLALDYSLPTSGKAFISVSDRDKRAVVSIARHLAALDFEILSTRGTARTLRAAGVPVIEVLKKHEGRPNIVDALVNDEIQLVVNTPFGQETRSDGYHIRTAAIQHGVTNITTIAGAQALVGAIEAATQDRLAVIALQDLKRSDA; this is encoded by the coding sequence ATGCCCCGCCGGACAGACATCAACAAGATCCTCGTGATCGGAGCCGGGCCGATCGTTATCGGTCAGGCGTGTGAGTTCGACTACTCTGGCTCCCAGGCATGCAAGGTGCTCAAGGAGGAAGGTTTCGAGGTCGTCCTCGTGAACAGCAATCCGGCGACGATTATGACCGACCCCGGACTGGCCGACCGGACCTACGTTGAGCCGGTTACCCCCGAGTTCGTGGAGAAGGTCATAGCACGTGAACGCCCCGATGCCCTGTTGCCGACCCTCGGTGGACAGACGGGCCTGAACTGCGCTGTCGCGCTTGCTGAATCCGGCGTGCTCGAGAAGTACGGAGTCGAGCTCATCGGCGCGAAGCTCGACGCCATCAAGAAGGGCGAGGACCGGAAGCTCTTCGCCGAGGCCATGCGTCGGATCGGCTTGAAGGTGCCTCGCAGTGGTTACGCCTACTCGATCGCCGATGCCGAGAGAATCGTGACCGACATCGGTCTGCCAGTTGTCATCCGTCCATCGTTCACAATGGGAGGTGCTGGCGGGGGGATCGCATACAACATCGACGAGCTACGCGAGATCGTTGCCGGGGGCGTCGCGCTGTCGCCTGCGAGCGAGGTGCTCGTCGAGGAGAGCGTGTTGGGGTGGAAAGAGTTCGAGATGGAAGTCATGAGGGATCGCAACGATAACGTGGTCATTGTCTGCTGCATCGAGAACTTCGACGCGATGGGCGTGCACACCGGCGACTCCATCACCGTCGCTCCAGCTCAGACGCTTACCGATCGCGAATATCAGACGATGCGCGATGCCTCGATAGCGATCATGCGTGAGATCGGCGTTGAGACCGGAGGCAGCAACGTACAGTTCGCAGTGAACCCTGCAGACGGCGAGTTAGTGGTCATCGAGATGAATCCAAGGGTTTCGCGCTCCAGCGCGTTGGCCTCGAAGGCCACAGGTTTTCCGATTGCCAAGTTCGCAGCGAAACTTGCGGTTGGATACTCGCTCGACGAGATATCCAACGACATCACCAAGGAGACGCCAGCATCCTTCGAGCCAAGTATCGACTACACGGTGGTGAAGGTCCCACGGTGGGCCTTCGAGAAGTTCGAAGGTTCCGACGTCAGACTTACCTCGAAGATGAAGTCGGTTGGCGAGGCTATGGCTATAGGGCGTACCTTCGAAGAAGCCCTCGGAAAGGCTATGCGCTCTCTGGAGAACGGCCGGTACGGCATGGGTGCTGATGGGAAGGACTCTTTCGATGAGCACAAGTTCGACTACATGCTCGCTACGCCGACCGAGGACCGCATCTACTACGTCGCAGAGGCACTCCGAAGAGGCCGCACGATCGAGGATGTCCATCATCTGACCAAGATCGACCCTTGGTTCTTGCGCAGGATCGAGGCTATGGTAGAGGTTGAGCGTGAGGTCGCCTCGGCAGGTGGAGTGAGTGTGATCGATGAGCCGCTGATGCGCAACTGCATCGAGAACTTCGACGCGATGGGCGTGCACACCGGCGACTCCATCACCGTCGCTCCAGCTCAGACGCTTACCGATCGCGAATATCAGACGATGCGCGATGCCTCGATAGCGATCATGCGTGAGATCGGCGTTGAGACCGGAGGCAGCAACGTACAGTTCGCAGTGAACCCTGCAGACGGCGAGTTAGTGGTCATCGAGATGAATCCAAGGGTTTCGCGCTCCAGCGCGTTGGCCTCGAAGGCCACAGGTTTTCCGATTGCCAAGTTCGCAGCGAAACTTGCGGTTGGATACTCGCTCGACGAGATATCCAACGACATCACCAAGGAGACGCCAGCATCCTTCGAGCCAAGTATCGACTACACGGTGGTGAAGGTCCCACGGTGGGCCTTCGAGAAGTTCGAAGGTTCCGACGTCAGACTTACCTCGAAGATGAAGTCGGTTGGCGAGGCTATGGCTATAGGGCGTACCTTCGAAGAAGCCCTCGGAAAGGCTATGCGCTCTCTGGAGAACGGCCGGTACGGCATGGGTGCTGATGGGAAGGACTCTTTCGATGAGCACAAGTTCGACTACATGCTCGCTACGCCGACCGAGGACCGCATCTACTACGTCGCAGAGGCACTCCGAAGAGGCCGCACGATCGAGGATGTCCATCATCTGACCAAGATCGACCCTTGGTTCTTGCGCAGGATCGAGGCTATGGTAGAGGTTGAGCGTGAGGTCGCCTCGGCAGGTGGAGTGAGTGTGATCGATGAGCCGCTGATGCGCAAAGCCAAGCAGCACGGCCTCGGTGATGCCCAGATTGGTTGGCTTACGGGCCAACCTGAGGCTGAGGTCAGGACTCGCAGGCTCGACCTTGGGGTCAAGGCGACATTCAAGGCGGTCGACACCTGCGCAGCCGAGTTCGCCGCATACACCCCGTACTTCTACAAGACGTACGAGTCCGAGGACGAGACCCCGAAGACTTCGGATCGCCCGAAGATAATGATTTTGGGCGCAGGTCCCAACCGCATCGGCCAGGGGATCGAGTTCGACTACTGCTGCGTCCACGCTGCCTACGCCTTTTCGGCGGAGGGCTACGAGACCATCATGGTCAACTGCAACCCCGAGACGGTCTCCACCGATTACGACACCAGCGACCGCCTCTACTTTGAGCCGCTGACCTTCGAGGACGTCATGGACATCGTCGAAGTCGAAAGGCCTGCAGGTGTGCTCGTGACCTTCGGTGGGCAGACTCCATTGAAGCTGGCGGGCGCACTCGCCGAAGCAGGTGTTCCGATGATCGGCACGGGCCCAGAAGCCATCGATCTTGCTGAGGACCGCAAGCGATTCCAGCAGCTACTCGATGAGCTGGGCATCCCGTATCCGGCGGCAGGCACCGCTCGCACTCACGAAGAGGCCCTAGAAGTCGCTCGCACAATCGGCTTTCCGCTGCTCGTCAGGCCGAGCTACGTGTTGGGTGGCCGAGGGATGGTGATCGCATACTCTGAGGCTTACATGGAGCGGTACATGCATGAGGCCACCAGCATCTCGCCAAACCACCCTGTGCTCCTCGACAAGTTCCTTGAAGGTGCGATCGAGGTCGACGTCGATGCAGTGTGTGACGGCGAAGACGTCTTCATCGGCGGCGTGATGGAGCACATCGAGGAGGCGGGGATCCACTCGGGTGACTCGGCATGCTGTATACCGCCTTTCTCGCTCAGCGAGGAGATCGTCTCTCTGGTCCGCGTTCACACCAAGACGCTCGCCTTGGCGCTTGGCGTCAAAGGTTTGATCAACATACAGTTCGCTGTGAAGGACTCCGCGGTCTTCGTGCTGGAAGTCAACCCACGTGCCAGTCGCACAGTGCCGTTCGTGAGTAAGGCGACGTGCGTGCCGTTGGCCAAGATCGCCGTTCAGGTGATGGCCGGTCGCAAACTCTCAGAACTCGACCTACCAGCCGACGCCAACGACCTCGACCGCTATTGCGTCAAAGAAGCCGTGATGCCCTTCGGCAGGTTCCCCGGATCAGACAGCGTTTTGGGGCCTGAGATGAAGTCCACCGGTGAAGTCATGGGAATCGCCGAGGATTTCCCTTCGGCGTACGCCAAATCGCAACTCGCGCTCGACTACTCGCTTCCCACATCCGGCAAGGCCTTCATCAGCGTCTCGGACCGCGACAAACGTGCGGTCGTCTCGATCGCCCGCCATCTGGCTGCGCTGGATTTCGAGATCCTGTCGACGCGAGGCACCGCGCGGACATTGCGTGCTGCAGGTGTCCCCGTGATCGAGGTCCTCAAGAAGCACGAAGGGCGGCCCAACATAGTCGACGCGCTGGTCAACGACGAGATCCAGCTAGTCGTGAACACCCCCTTCGGACAGGAGACCCGCTCGGACGGATACCATATCCGCACCGCAGCGATCCAGCACGGGGTCACCAATATCACGACGATCGCCGGTGCCCAGGCTTTGGTCGGCGCGATCGAAGCTGCCACACAGGATAGGCTCGCGGTCATCGCCCTGCAGGACTTGAAACGATCGGATGCATGA
- the carA gene encoding glutamine-hydrolyzing carbamoyl-phosphate synthase small subunit encodes MSREQAVLALEDGTVFRGISCGAPGEAFGELVFNTSLTGYQEVLTDPSYAGQIVTMTSPHIGNYGVNAEDMESRGVFASGFVVRSMCDIPSNWRAQESLPDFLIRHGVVALEGIDTRSLTKRIREAGAMRSVISTLDSDPASLVAKAQGSPGLVGRDLVAEVTAGKAFAWETHPDNIDREVQLEGSPVGQRRRVVAFDSGIKYNILRRLEAVGCEVTVVPPDTSASDVMALGPEGLFFANGPGDPAAVDYLYSTLRELLGEVPIFGICLGHQMLSLALGAKTYKLKYGHRGGNQPVMELLTGKVEITSQNHGFCVDFSSIGPLLAEDSGCLDHDPGDLGAWVASGVAPVVASKEFGRVQLTHVNLNDMTVEGIRLLDYPAFSVQYHPESAPGPHDSRYLFDSFMQMMEGA; translated from the coding sequence ATGAGTCGAGAGCAAGCTGTTTTGGCGCTGGAGGATGGCACGGTCTTCCGCGGCATCTCGTGTGGTGCACCGGGCGAGGCTTTCGGCGAGCTTGTGTTCAACACCTCGCTCACTGGCTACCAGGAGGTTCTGACAGACCCCAGCTACGCTGGTCAGATCGTCACGATGACCTCCCCGCATATAGGCAACTACGGGGTCAACGCGGAGGACATGGAGTCGCGCGGTGTCTTCGCGAGCGGCTTTGTGGTCCGCTCGATGTGCGACATCCCGAGCAACTGGCGCGCCCAGGAAAGCCTACCCGACTTCCTGATCCGTCATGGGGTCGTTGCCCTGGAGGGCATCGACACCCGCAGTCTCACCAAGCGGATCCGCGAGGCCGGAGCGATGCGCTCGGTGATTTCGACGCTGGATAGCGATCCGGCGTCTCTGGTGGCAAAGGCCCAAGGGTCGCCGGGGCTTGTCGGCAGGGATCTTGTCGCCGAGGTGACGGCAGGGAAGGCCTTTGCGTGGGAAACCCATCCGGATAACATCGACCGTGAGGTTCAGCTAGAGGGTTCGCCTGTCGGGCAAAGGCGGCGAGTCGTGGCCTTCGACTCGGGCATCAAATACAACATCCTGCGTAGGCTTGAGGCCGTGGGATGCGAGGTCACGGTTGTCCCACCGGACACGTCGGCTTCCGACGTGATGGCGCTGGGCCCCGAAGGCCTGTTCTTCGCCAATGGCCCCGGTGACCCGGCCGCGGTCGACTATCTGTACTCAACATTGCGCGAGCTGCTCGGTGAGGTGCCGATCTTCGGGATCTGTCTCGGGCACCAGATGCTCTCGTTGGCGCTGGGAGCCAAGACCTACAAGCTCAAGTACGGGCATCGAGGGGGGAATCAACCTGTCATGGAGCTTCTGACAGGCAAGGTTGAGATCACAAGCCAGAACCACGGCTTTTGCGTCGACTTTTCTTCGATCGGACCTCTGCTCGCCGAAGACAGCGGCTGTCTGGATCACGATCCCGGGGACCTCGGTGCCTGGGTGGCCTCCGGGGTGGCACCGGTCGTTGCGTCCAAAGAGTTCGGCCGCGTGCAACTTACCCACGTCAATCTCAACGACATGACTGTGGAGGGGATCCGTCTTCTGGACTACCCGGCGTTCTCGGTGCAATACCACCCCGAATCCGCGCCCGGTCCGCATGACTCCCGCTACCTGTTCGATTCGTTCATGCAGATGATGGAAGGAGCCTGA